In Nymphaea colorata isolate Beijing-Zhang1983 chromosome 13, ASM883128v2, whole genome shotgun sequence, one DNA window encodes the following:
- the LOC116267230 gene encoding uncharacterized protein LOC116267230, with product MVPRVPNGFLRRRSQQTSGEGRTRLLEINLISAQQIKNVVGSLRAMQTYAITYISQEKKLRTRVDRVGRENPTWNDKFIFRVPEAFLSDENSAVSVEIYAVGIVFDALVGTVRVLVSNLLSVGTDGGAGFAALQIRRPSGRFHGVLNVGMIVLEDTVGSLTWRSDVALGYRDLMGRSLPRLSSGRRSSAALTDWNGCLTESETEDGDVDNNGGKKMDECDVKTKMSSEKELVNTSHNGDCDGDGEGGPGRTSATGTSALCGLVFQKKNFGDSKINPSASDQNLQQKSVKIDDQQQES from the coding sequence ATGGTTCCCCGAGTCCCTAATGGCTTTCTCCGGCGACGGAGCCAGCAGACGTCCGGCGAAGGACGGACTCGCCTCCTCGAGATCAACCTCATTTCAGCGCAGCAGATCAAGAACGTCGTCGGAAGTCTCCGGGCGATGCAGACCTACGCAATCACCTACATCAGTCAAGAAAAGAAGCTCCGGACCCGCGTCGACCGGGTCGGGCGCGAGAACCCGACGTGGAACGACAAGTTCATCTTCCGCGTGCCGGAGGCGTTCCTCTCGGACGAGAACTCGGCCGTCTCCGTCGAGATCTACGCCGTCGGAATCGTCTTCGATGCGCTCGTCGGCACCGTCCGCGTCCTCGTCTCCAACCTCCTTTCGGTCGGAACCGACGGCGGAGCTGGCTTTGCCGCTCTCCAGATTCGGCGACCTTCCGGCCGTTTCCACGGTGTCCTCAACGTCGGGATGATCGTCCTGGAGGACACAGTTGGAAGCCTGACGTGGCGATCCGATGTGGCCCTCGGGTACAGGGATCTCATGGGAAGGTCTCTTCCGAGGCTGAGCTCCGGGAGGCGGAGCTCCGCCGCTCTGACTGACTGGAACGGCTGTTTGACTGAGAGTGAGACGGAGGACGGGGACGTCGACAATAACGGCGGAAAGAAGATGGATGAATGCGATGTTAAGACAAAGATGAGTAGCGAGAAAGAATTGGTTAACACTAGCCATAACGGAGACTGTGACGGCGACGGAGAGGGAGGTCCAGGCCGGACGTCGGCCACCGGGACGTCGGCTCTCTGCGGTTTGGTCTTCCAGAAGAAGAATTTTGGGGATTCCAAGATTAATCCCAGTGCATCCGATCAGAATCTGCAGCAAAAGTCTGTCAAGATCGATGATCAGCAACAGGAATCCTGA